From the genome of Thermovirga sp.:
ATCCAAGCCATCTTTCCGGGGGGCAACAGCAGAGAGTCGCTATCGCAAGGGCCTTGGCCATGGAGCCTCACGTAATTCTCTTCGATGAGCCGACTTCCGCCCTGAACCCGGAATTGATAAAGGAAGTCCTGGATGCCATTCGTCAACTTGCGAAAACCGGCATGACCATGGTAGTCGTTA
Proteins encoded in this window:
- a CDS encoding amino acid ABC transporter ATP-binding protein, whose amino-acid sequence is PSHLSGGQQQRVAIARALAMEPHVILFDEPTSALNPELIKEVLDAIRQLAKTGMTMVVVTHEMSFAREICDQIVFMDHGVVLEITPPQDFFSEPKTPRAKEFLSKILHH